The Roseovarius indicus genome has a segment encoding these proteins:
- a CDS encoding LysR substrate-binding domain-containing protein, producing the protein MQNLWKLVSSPRHLLVFEAAARTGSFTRAARELNVQQPAVSAAIKQLETSLGVQLFIRAHRAVTLTHAGERLYNDVFAAFERIHQTARMLSTQGAQAHVTLSASTAFAHYWMVPRLADFHRAHPGIDLRLQTSEREPDIDAEGISLGIRRGTGIWPGCDSHLIAPEIISPIAAPRVMASAVNLKTVANLPHENLIHLEEPVRERPGWADYFSYWKVPYSEPKTGLRLNDYALVLQAAIAGEGFAFGWHHVTDHLLRQGLLTRRDAWAWETGAGFYLVWSATTPLTPQAEKTRDWLVSLVGCA; encoded by the coding sequence ATGCAAAACCTCTGGAAGCTCGTCTCCTCTCCCCGCCACCTCCTCGTGTTCGAGGCCGCCGCCCGCACCGGCTCCTTCACCCGTGCCGCGCGCGAGCTTAACGTGCAACAGCCCGCCGTCTCCGCCGCCATCAAGCAGCTCGAAACCTCCCTCGGCGTGCAACTCTTCATCCGTGCCCACCGCGCCGTCACCCTCACCCATGCGGGCGAACGGCTCTACAACGACGTTTTCGCCGCCTTCGAGCGCATCCATCAAACCGCCCGCATGCTCAGCACGCAGGGCGCGCAAGCCCACGTCACCCTCTCGGCCTCCACCGCCTTCGCCCATTACTGGATGGTCCCGCGCCTCGCCGACTTCCACCGCGCCCATCCGGGCATCGACCTCCGCCTGCAAACCTCCGAACGCGAGCCGGATATCGACGCCGAAGGCATCTCCCTCGGCATCCGCCGCGGCACCGGCATCTGGCCCGGCTGCGACAGCCACCTGATCGCCCCCGAAATCATCTCCCCCATCGCCGCGCCCCGCGTCATGGCCAGCGCCGTCAACCTCAAGACGGTCGCCAACCTCCCCCACGAAAACCTCATCCATCTCGAGGAACCGGTGCGCGAACGCCCCGGCTGGGCCGACTACTTCTCTTACTGGAAAGTCCCTTATTCAGAGCCGAAAACCGGCCTCCGCCTCAATGATTACGCCCTCGTCCTGCAGGCCGCCATCGCCGGCGAGGGCTTCGCCTTCGGCTGGCATCACGTCACCGATCACCTTCTTCGCCAGGGCCTCCTCACCCGCCGCGACGCATGGGCCTGGGAAACCGGCGCCGGCTTCTACCTGGTCTGGTCTGCCACCACCCCTCTCACCCCGCAGGCCGAGAAAACCCGCGACTGGCTCGTATCCCTCGTAGGGTGCGCTTGA
- a CDS encoding alpha/beta fold hydrolase: MLHSVTRGTGRPILVLHGAKLDHRHMLDAIEPAFSGVSGWKRVYIDLPGHGQSPSPPSLNDMKGVLQSVIDFVEATYPGQPVALIGESRGSHVAEGITMLRPDLVAGLCLIVPGGNRPESIRPDHETLVPAPGLRDTLPDAAKPRFDRLVVQSPAIAEKIVATKLPAAARHDPDLEARIQKAFDFSDDPQITGGQCEAPSLILSGRQDSIAGYDDALAMLPRFPRATFALLDTAGHSLAWERPDVAAALIRDWLDRLAV, encoded by the coding sequence ATGCTCCATTCCGTAACCCGTGGAACCGGCCGCCCGATCCTCGTGCTCCACGGTGCAAAGCTCGATCACCGCCACATGCTCGATGCCATCGAACCAGCCTTTTCGGGCGTTTCCGGCTGGAAGAGAGTCTATATCGACCTACCCGGCCACGGCCAAAGCCCGTCACCGCCTAGCCTGAACGACATGAAAGGCGTGTTGCAATCGGTGATCGACTTCGTCGAAGCCACTTATCCCGGCCAACCCGTCGCCCTGATCGGCGAATCCCGCGGCAGCCATGTCGCCGAGGGCATCACCATGCTGCGCCCCGATCTCGTCGCCGGTCTCTGCCTGATCGTCCCCGGCGGCAACCGGCCTGAGTCCATCCGCCCCGATCACGAAACCCTCGTCCCCGCGCCGGGCCTCCGCGACACGCTCCCCGACGCCGCGAAACCCCGCTTCGACCGCCTCGTTGTCCAGTCACCGGCTATTGCCGAAAAGATCGTCGCCACCAAGCTGCCTGCCGCCGCCCGGCACGACCCCGATCTCGAGGCCCGCATCCAGAAGGCCTTCGACTTCTCCGACGACCCGCAGATCACCGGCGGGCAATGCGAGGCCCCCTCGCTGATCCTCTCCGGCCGGCAGGACTCCATCGCCGGCTACGACGACGCCCTCGCCATGCTCCCGCGCTTCCCCCGCGCCACCTTCGCCTTGCTCGACACCGCGGGCCACAGCCTCGCCTGGGAACGCCCCGACGTTGCCGCCGCCCTCATCCGTGATTGGCTCGACCGCCTCGCCGTCTAA
- a CDS encoding hydantoinase/oxoprolinase N-terminal domain-containing protein yields MALLLGVDTGGTYTDAVLIRDEREVVASAKALTTRHDLAEGIGKAVAAVLKESGADVNEIGLASLSTTLATNALVEGQGGRVGLVYIGFRERDLDGHGLREALGGDPALVIGGGHSHAGGEAAKLDEAALTRWLETDMGVSGFAVASQFATRNPAHELRAAEMIRAATGKPVSCSHHLSARLNGPKRALTAVLNARLIGMIARLIEKAEGKLVELGIHAPLMVVRGDGALISAGQAKERPIETILSGPAASIVGACWMTGETEALVSDIGGTTTDVAVLRGGKPAIDPAGARVGPWRTMVEAVAMRTTGLGGDSEMHVLEEGLVGGVSLGPRRVVPVSLMALEAPELVHRVLDEQLRSETPGEHDARFVRAVPGIEAGGLQAKDAALLERIGSGVQPLGAVLKTRLEMAGLMRLVKRGLVQVSGVTPSDAAHVLGRQAQWDGEAAEKAVALIGRKRTGSGNRLNPEPLAMAQMIIDQLTHQTSLALLETAFAEEEVDFGLSPEVLARHVLLQKGLDHHRGLMRLEAGLNLPVVGLGASAPAYYGAVGERLSCRMVLPEHAGVANAIGAVVGRVTIRRSGTVTSPAEGRFRVHLESGPEDFSDAEAAMAALQEALEAEARAQAERAGAQDIHVSAAREMKVAQAEAREVFLEAEITVEASGRPRIAG; encoded by the coding sequence ATGGCGCTTTTGCTGGGGGTCGATACCGGCGGGACCTATACGGATGCCGTTCTGATCAGGGATGAGCGCGAGGTGGTGGCCAGTGCCAAGGCGCTGACCACGCGGCATGACCTGGCCGAGGGGATCGGCAAGGCGGTGGCGGCCGTTCTGAAGGAGAGCGGGGCGGATGTGAACGAGATCGGCCTGGCCTCGCTGTCGACGACGCTGGCGACCAATGCGCTGGTCGAGGGGCAGGGCGGGCGCGTGGGACTTGTCTATATCGGGTTTCGGGAGCGTGACCTTGACGGGCACGGGCTGCGCGAGGCGCTGGGCGGTGACCCGGCGCTGGTGATCGGCGGCGGGCACAGCCATGCGGGTGGCGAGGCGGCGAAGCTGGATGAAGCGGCTCTAACACGCTGGTTAGAGACTGATATGGGCGTTTCCGGTTTCGCCGTGGCAAGCCAGTTCGCGACGCGCAACCCGGCGCATGAGTTGCGGGCGGCGGAGATGATCCGGGCGGCAACGGGGAAGCCGGTGTCATGCTCGCATCATCTGTCGGCGCGGCTGAACGGGCCGAAGCGGGCGCTGACGGCGGTGCTGAACGCGCGGCTGATCGGGATGATCGCGCGGCTGATCGAGAAGGCGGAGGGCAAGCTTGTCGAGCTTGGGATACATGCGCCGCTGATGGTGGTGCGGGGGGATGGCGCGTTGATCTCGGCGGGGCAGGCGAAGGAGCGGCCGATCGAGACGATCCTGAGCGGGCCGGCAGCGAGTATCGTGGGCGCGTGCTGGATGACCGGGGAGACAGAGGCGCTGGTCTCGGACATCGGCGGGACGACGACGGATGTGGCGGTTTTGCGGGGTGGCAAGCCGGCGATTGACCCGGCGGGGGCCAGGGTTGGGCCGTGGCGGACGATGGTGGAAGCCGTGGCGATGCGGACGACGGGGCTGGGCGGGGACAGTGAAATGCATGTTCTGGAGGAGGGCCTTGTTGGGGGCGTGAGCCTGGGGCCGCGGCGGGTGGTGCCGGTGAGCCTGATGGCGTTGGAGGCGCCGGAGCTGGTGCATCGGGTGCTGGACGAGCAGTTGCGGAGCGAGACGCCCGGCGAGCATGACGCGCGCTTCGTGCGGGCGGTGCCGGGGATCGAGGCCGGCGGATTGCAGGCGAAGGATGCGGCGCTGTTGGAGCGGATCGGTTCGGGGGTGCAGCCGCTGGGGGCGGTGCTGAAGACGCGGCTGGAGATGGCCGGGCTGATGCGGCTGGTGAAGCGGGGGCTGGTGCAGGTGTCTGGCGTGACGCCGTCGGATGCGGCACATGTGTTGGGGCGGCAGGCGCAGTGGGATGGCGAGGCGGCGGAGAAGGCCGTGGCGTTGATCGGGCGGAAGCGGACGGGGAGTGGCAACCGGCTCAACCCAGAGCCGCTTGCGATGGCGCAGATGATCATCGACCAGCTGACGCATCAGACAAGTTTGGCCTTGTTAGAGACTGCTTTTGCCGAGGAAGAGGTGGATTTCGGGCTGTCGCCGGAGGTGCTGGCGCGGCACGTGCTGTTGCAGAAGGGGCTGGACCATCACCGGGGTCTGATGCGGCTGGAGGCGGGGCTGAACCTGCCTGTTGTCGGCCTGGGGGCGTCGGCGCCGGCCTATTACGGGGCAGTGGGTGAGCGGTTGTCGTGCCGGATGGTGTTGCCGGAGCATGCGGGCGTGGCGAATGCCATCGGTGCCGTGGTGGGGCGGGTGACGATCCGGCGGAGCGGAACGGTGACGAGCCCGGCGGAGGGGCGGTTCCGGGTGCACCTGGAGAGCGGGCCGGAGGATTTCAGCGATGCGGAGGCGGCGATGGCGGCCTTGCAGGAGGCGCTGGAGGCCGAGGCGCGGGCGCAGGCGGAGCGGGCCGGGGCACAGGATATTCATGTGAGTGCGGCACGGGAGATGAAGGTGGCACAGGCGGAGGCGCGGGAGGTGTTCCTGGAGGCGGAGATTACGGTCGAGGCCAGCGGGCGGCCGCGGATTGCCGGTTAG
- the queG gene encoding tRNA epoxyqueuosine(34) reductase QueG has translation MKNGLKQRLVSQALAEGFDACRVCRPWDVPQVPGRLAEFLDKGRHGQMGWLAERSHWRGAPQVLWPEARSVIVLGESYTPDVNPMATLGQPEVGTVSVYARNKDYHDTVKKRLKRLARWLIAEGGGDVKVFVDTAPVPEKPLGQAAGLGWQGKHTNLLSRELGNWFFIGSVFTTLELETDPAESDHCGSCRACLDVCPTEAFPAPYQLDARRCISYLTIEHKGPVDEELRAKMGNRIYGCDDCLAVCPWNKFAVEAREVRYHAREDLTAPRLAELAVLDDAAFRERFSGSPIKRIGRDRFVRNVLYAIGNSGVPGLRPVAQDLCEDPDATVADAARWAVGRLADAANGMDRG, from the coding sequence ATGAAGAACGGGCTGAAACAGAGACTGGTTTCGCAGGCTCTGGCCGAGGGGTTCGATGCGTGCCGGGTGTGCCGGCCGTGGGATGTGCCACAGGTGCCGGGGCGGCTGGCGGAGTTTCTCGACAAGGGGCGGCACGGGCAGATGGGGTGGCTGGCGGAGCGCAGCCACTGGCGCGGGGCGCCGCAGGTTCTCTGGCCCGAGGCAAGGTCGGTGATCGTGCTGGGGGAGAGTTATACGCCGGATGTGAACCCGATGGCGACACTTGGGCAGCCGGAGGTCGGCACGGTGTCGGTCTATGCGCGGAACAAGGATTACCACGACACGGTCAAGAAGCGGTTGAAGCGGTTGGCAAGGTGGCTGATTGCCGAGGGCGGCGGTGATGTGAAGGTTTTCGTCGATACCGCGCCGGTGCCGGAGAAGCCGCTGGGGCAGGCGGCGGGGCTGGGATGGCAGGGCAAGCATACCAACCTGCTGAGCCGGGAGTTGGGGAACTGGTTTTTCATCGGGTCGGTGTTCACGACGCTGGAATTAGAGACTGATCCTGCCGAAAGCGACCATTGCGGGTCTTGCCGGGCGTGCCTGGATGTCTGCCCGACGGAGGCGTTTCCGGCGCCCTATCAGCTGGATGCGCGGCGGTGCATTTCCTACCTGACGATCGAGCACAAGGGGCCGGTGGACGAAGAGCTGCGGGCGAAGATGGGCAACCGGATCTACGGGTGCGACGACTGCCTGGCGGTGTGCCCCTGGAACAAGTTCGCGGTGGAGGCGCGGGAGGTTCGGTATCACGCGCGGGAGGATCTGACCGCGCCGCGGCTGGCGGAGCTGGCCGTGCTAGATGACGCCGCGTTTCGCGAGAGGTTCTCGGGCAGCCCGATCAAGCGGATCGGGCGGGACCGGTTCGTGCGGAACGTGCTGTATGCGATCGGCAACTCGGGAGTGCCGGGGCTGAGGCCGGTGGCGCAGGATTTGTGCGAGGATCCGGATGCGACGGTCGCGGATGCGGCGCGCTGGGCGGTGGGGCGACTGGCGGATGCCGCAAACGGGATGGACCGGGGCTGA
- a CDS encoding FtsZ-binding protein FzlA, with translation MAKLYHVPLSPFCRKVRLVLAEKRIECELVEEKYWEQSPDFLRRNPAGKVPVLKLDDKLLAESTPICEYIEEVYPEPPLMPKSADARFEVRRLVSWFDDKFHSEVTSNLLYERVNKKVMKQGFPDSSNVKAGAKAIKFHLDYMTWLLDQRRWLAGDVMTLADFTAAAHLSSLDYIRDVDWNRSEIVKDWYAKIKSRPAFRGILADQIPGFPQPAHYADLDF, from the coding sequence ATGGCCAAGCTTTATCACGTTCCCCTCTCCCCGTTCTGTCGCAAGGTGCGGCTCGTTCTCGCCGAGAAGCGGATCGAGTGCGAGCTTGTGGAGGAGAAATACTGGGAGCAGAGCCCCGATTTCCTGCGGCGCAACCCGGCCGGCAAGGTGCCGGTGCTGAAGCTGGACGACAAGCTTCTCGCCGAAAGCACGCCGATTTGCGAATATATCGAGGAAGTGTATCCCGAGCCGCCGCTGATGCCGAAATCGGCCGATGCGCGGTTCGAGGTGCGGCGGCTGGTGAGCTGGTTCGACGACAAGTTCCACAGCGAGGTCACCTCGAACCTGCTTTACGAGCGGGTGAACAAGAAGGTGATGAAGCAGGGGTTTCCGGACAGTTCGAACGTCAAGGCCGGGGCGAAGGCGATCAAGTTCCACCTGGATTACATGACATGGCTTCTGGACCAGCGGCGGTGGCTGGCGGGCGACGTGATGACGCTGGCGGATTTCACGGCGGCGGCGCATCTGAGCTCGCTGGATTACATTCGGGACGTGGACTGGAACCGGTCGGAGATCGTCAAGGACTGGTACGCGAAGATCAAGTCGCGGCCGGCCTTCCGGGGAATCCTGGCGGACCAGATTCCGGGGTTCCCGCAGCCGGCGCATTATGCGGACCTGGATTTCTGA
- the mtgA gene encoding monofunctional biosynthetic peptidoglycan transglycosylase — protein sequence MAKRKPAKAKKTTDRAKRRFRPLAWLWRWSVRLVLLVVLVATCVIIAHRVLNPPKTIYMRQEEARLGRIDRVWVPLDNVAPVMARAAVAAEDADFCNHWGFDMSAIRSAIEEGAGRGASTISQQTVKNVYLWHGRNWLRKALEAMITPVVEVFWPKRRIIEVYLNVAEFDEGVFGVEAAARHYFGVGPEALSPTQAARLAAVLPDPKGRSAANPSASVRQRAASILDGAATIRRDGRSACFED from the coding sequence ATGGCAAAGCGCAAACCGGCGAAGGCGAAGAAAACGACCGACCGGGCGAAACGACGGTTTCGCCCGCTTGCTTGGCTGTGGCGGTGGAGTGTGCGGCTTGTGCTTTTGGTGGTGCTGGTCGCGACCTGCGTGATCATTGCGCATCGGGTGCTGAACCCGCCCAAGACCATCTACATGCGGCAGGAAGAGGCCCGGCTGGGGCGGATCGACCGCGTGTGGGTGCCGCTGGACAATGTCGCGCCGGTGATGGCGCGGGCGGCCGTGGCGGCCGAGGATGCCGATTTCTGCAATCACTGGGGATTCGACATGTCGGCCATCCGCAGTGCCATCGAGGAAGGCGCGGGGCGGGGGGCGTCGACGATCAGCCAGCAGACGGTGAAGAACGTCTATCTCTGGCACGGGCGCAACTGGCTTCGGAAGGCGCTCGAGGCGATGATCACACCGGTGGTGGAGGTCTTCTGGCCCAAGCGGCGGATCATCGAGGTCTACCTGAACGTGGCCGAGTTCGACGAGGGTGTGTTCGGAGTGGAGGCCGCGGCGCGGCATTACTTCGGCGTGGGGCCGGAGGCGCTTTCGCCCACGCAGGCGGCAAGGCTGGCGGCGGTGCTGCCGGACCCGAAGGGCCGGTCGGCGGCAAACCCCTCGGCCTCGGTGCGGCAGAGGGCGGCGTCTATCCTCGACGGGGCGGCCACGATCCGCCGCGACGGCAGATCGGCCTGTTTCGAGGATTGA
- a CDS encoding DUF4189 domain-containing protein, with product MKFRLTISGVISALALAAGPAAAGQCGYQYCWGAVGFGPGGAYGWAHSYASQQEAYNRVYQECGGNCTQIKTFYNTCGAMAVGANNGWGWGHSPSRAGAENIAMGYCNQYDYGCSVRVWACSF from the coding sequence ATGAAATTTCGTTTAACCATTTCCGGCGTCATCTCGGCGCTTGCCCTTGCCGCAGGTCCGGCCGCGGCCGGCCAATGTGGCTATCAATACTGCTGGGGCGCGGTGGGCTTTGGCCCGGGCGGCGCCTATGGCTGGGCGCACAGCTATGCCTCGCAGCAGGAGGCCTATAACCGGGTCTACCAGGAGTGCGGCGGCAACTGCACCCAGATCAAGACCTTCTACAACACCTGTGGCGCCATGGCCGTGGGGGCCAATAACGGCTGGGGTTGGGGCCACAGCCCGAGCCGCGCGGGTGCGGAAAACATCGCGATGGGGTATTGCAACCAGTACGACTACGGGTGCTCGGTGCGGGTCTGGGCCTGTTCTTTCTGA
- a CDS encoding DUF1269 domain-containing protein produces MSELLIIAFDDEQSAFDLAERLQPLKDDMQLETQDTTIMTRDAEGEVHLHNAVNVPLAQTAGGTVWGLLIGAAFAMPVAGALAGAATGAMVGRERDPGVNSDFLKELGATLKPGSSAVCLLVRHVDRAALDGVLQAFPVRGHLLQSPYTPDEEGGLRSEVERPGP; encoded by the coding sequence ATGTCCGAACTTCTGATCATTGCCTTCGATGACGAGCAATCTGCCTTTGACCTGGCGGAGCGGTTGCAGCCGTTGAAAGACGACATGCAGCTCGAGACGCAGGACACCACGATCATGACGCGGGATGCCGAGGGCGAGGTGCATCTGCATAACGCGGTGAACGTGCCGCTGGCGCAGACGGCCGGTGGCACAGTGTGGGGGCTGCTGATCGGGGCCGCCTTTGCCATGCCGGTCGCCGGGGCGCTGGCCGGGGCCGCGACCGGTGCGATGGTGGGACGAGAGCGTGATCCCGGGGTGAATTCGGATTTCCTGAAAGAGCTTGGTGCGACTTTGAAACCCGGGTCGTCGGCGGTGTGCCTGCTGGTACGGCACGTGGACCGGGCGGCGCTTGACGGGGTCTTGCAGGCTTTCCCGGTGCGCGGGCATCTGCTGCAGTCGCCCTACACGCCCGACGAGGAGGGCGGGTTGCGATCGGAGGTTGAACGGCCCGGCCCCTGA